One window from the genome of Buchnera aphidicola (Hyalopterus amygdali) encodes:
- the leuA gene encoding 2-isopropylmalate synthase gives MNSKIIIFDTTLRDGEQALQASLSVKQKLKIALSLEKAGIDIIEVGFPISSPGDFKSVQTISKNIKNSKICSLARCLNKDIDTAAEAMQLSNSFRIHIFLATSALHMEYKLKRNFNEIIDMAISSVKRALRYTDDVEFSCEDATRTTMDNLCRIVEKLIQSGVKTINIPDTVGYSIPNELSSIIHNLFKRVPNIDKSIISVHCHNDLGMAVGNSIAAIQAGARQIEGTINGIGERAGNTALEEIIMAIKVRKDILGLSTNIKHKEIYRTSQIVSQICNLSIPPNKAIVGKNAFAHSSGIHQDGVLKNRKNYEIIEPSSIGLKEVKLNLTSRSGRAAVKYHMTEMGYNENDYNIDELYKDFLKLADKKGQVFDYDLEALAFIKTQQGIEEYFSLSFFSVQSISNGLSTASVKLLCGGKTFIESATTKNGPIDAVYQALNRIADYPIILQKYQLVAKGKGRDALGQVDILVEYQKRKFHGIGLATDIIESSAQAMVSVLNNIWKINQVNKRLKILKKDK, from the coding sequence ATGAATTCAAAAATTATTATTTTTGATACAACTCTACGAGATGGAGAACAAGCACTTCAAGCTAGTTTAAGTGTTAAACAAAAATTAAAAATTGCCTTATCCTTAGAAAAAGCAGGGATAGACATTATTGAAGTAGGTTTCCCAATTTCATCTCCAGGAGATTTTAAATCAGTTCAAACTATATCTAAAAATATTAAGAACAGTAAAATATGTAGTCTAGCACGTTGTTTAAATAAAGATATCGACACCGCCGCTGAAGCAATGCAATTATCTAATTCATTTCGAATTCATATTTTTTTAGCTACTTCAGCACTTCATATGGAATATAAACTAAAAAGAAATTTCAATGAAATTATTGATATGGCAATATCATCAGTTAAAAGAGCATTACGTTATACTGACGATGTTGAATTTTCTTGCGAAGATGCGACTAGAACAACAATGGATAATTTATGTCGTATTGTAGAAAAACTAATACAATCAGGTGTAAAAACTATTAATATACCCGATACAGTAGGTTATTCAATACCAAATGAATTATCTTCAATTATTCATAATTTATTTAAACGAGTTCCTAATATTGATAAATCTATTATTTCAGTGCATTGCCATAATGATTTAGGTATGGCTGTAGGAAACTCAATAGCAGCAATACAAGCAGGTGCAAGGCAAATAGAAGGAACTATTAATGGAATTGGGGAACGAGCAGGTAATACAGCATTAGAAGAAATAATTATGGCTATAAAAGTTAGAAAAGATATTTTAGGATTATCTACAAATATAAAACACAAAGAAATTTATCGTACTAGTCAAATTGTTAGCCAAATTTGTAATTTATCAATCCCTCCTAATAAAGCAATAGTCGGAAAAAATGCTTTTGCACATTCCTCTGGTATTCATCAAGATGGTGTTTTAAAAAATAGAAAAAATTATGAAATTATAGAACCTAGTAGTATTGGATTAAAGGAAGTTAAATTAAATTTAACATCTAGATCTGGTAGAGCAGCTGTAAAATATCATATGACAGAAATGGGATATAATGAAAATGATTACAATATCGATGAATTATATAAAGATTTTTTAAAATTAGCAGATAAAAAGGGTCAGGTATTTGATTATGATTTAGAAGCATTAGCATTTATTAAAACTCAGCAGGGTATTGAGGAATATTTTTCTCTTTCTTTTTTTAGTGTTCAATCAATTTCTAACGGTTTATCTACCGCATCAGTAAAATTACTATGTGGAGGTAAAACATTTATAGAATCCGCAACAACAAAAAATGGTCCAATAGATGCTGTTTACCAAGCTTTAAATAGAATTGCAGATTATCCTATAATATTACAGAAATACCAACTTGTAGCAAAAGGTAAGGGTCGAGATGCTTTAGGTCAGGTAGACATTTTAGTTGAATATCAAAAACGTAAATTTCATGGTATCGGCTTAGCGACTGATATAATTGAATCTTCAGCTCAAGCAATGGTAAGTGTATTAAATAATATATGGAAAATCAACCAAGTTAACAAAAGATTAAAAATATTAAAAAAAGATAAATGA
- the repA gene encoding plasmid replication initiator RepA gives MPRKNYICNPKPVFNPPKNGKKRSNFICYAMKKALEIDVARSTLNKTLLAIDPKTGNILPRFRRLNEHRACAMRAIVLAMLYYYNINSRLVEASVEKLSDECGLSTFSKSGNKSITRTSRLISKFLEPMGFVICKRKKTESNSNYVPKKIFLTPNFFMLLHISQSQIKQYFLKQKKILNILKIEKKGGAFFDMKNISQLDEKFARRKILNALINHYTADELAIIGPQGLKKKIDIEYGKLCKLYKKKY, from the coding sequence GTGCCTAGAAAAAATTATATATGTAACCCTAAACCAGTTTTTAACCCTCCAAAAAATGGAAAAAAAAGATCTAATTTTATTTGTTATGCAATGAAAAAAGCATTAGAAATAGACGTTGCAAGAAGTACATTAAATAAAACTTTATTAGCAATAGATCCTAAAACTGGTAATATTTTGCCCCGATTTAGAAGATTAAATGAACATCGTGCATGTGCTATGAGGGCAATAGTTTTAGCAATGTTATATTATTATAATATTAATTCCCGTTTAGTTGAAGCATCTGTTGAAAAATTATCAGATGAATGTGGCCTTTCAACTTTTTCAAAATCTGGAAATAAGTCTATTACCCGTACTTCACGCTTAATTAGTAAATTTTTAGAGCCGATGGGATTTGTAATATGTAAAAGAAAAAAAACGGAATCAAATAGTAATTATGTACCTAAAAAAATATTTTTAACACCAAATTTCTTTATGTTATTACATATTTCACAATCTCAAATAAAACAATATTTTTTGAAACAAAAAAAAATACTAAATATTTTAAAAATAGAGAAAAAAGGGGGGGCATTTTTTGATATGAAAAATATTTCTCAATTAGATGAAAAATTTGCTAGAAGAAAAATTTTAAATGCTTTAATAAATCATTATACAGCTGACGAATTAGCAATAATTGGCCCTCAGGGTCTTAAAAAAAAGATAGATATTGAATATGGTAAATTATGTAAGTTATATAAAAAAAAATATTAA
- a CDS encoding TIGR00645 family protein, producing the protein MEKIIEKSIYASRWLMFPVYVGLSFGFVLLTLKFFQQIIFIIPDILSMSESGLVLVVLSLIDIALVGGLLVMVMFSGYENFISKMDIQDNEKRLGWMGTMDVNSIKNKVASSIVAISSVHLLRLFMEAERILDNKIMLCVIIHLTFVLSAFGMAYIDKMSKKKNASH; encoded by the coding sequence ATGGAAAAAATTATTGAAAAATCTATATATGCCTCGCGCTGGTTAATGTTTCCCGTATATGTAGGCTTATCATTTGGTTTTGTATTATTAACATTAAAATTTTTTCAACAAATAATATTTATTATCCCCGATATTTTATCAATGTCAGAATCTGGTTTAGTATTAGTAGTTTTATCTTTAATTGATATTGCCTTAGTAGGAGGACTATTAGTTATGGTGATGTTTTCAGGTTATGAAAATTTTATTTCTAAAATGGATATTCAAGACAATGAGAAAAGATTAGGGTGGATGGGTACTATGGATGTCAATTCAATCAAAAATAAAGTTGCTTCATCAATCGTTGCAATATCTTCGGTACACCTTTTACGTCTTTTTATGGAAGCAGAAAGAATTTTAGATAATAAAATTATGTTATGTGTAATTATTCATTTAACGTTTGTTTTATCAGCTTTCGGGATGGCTTATATTGATAAAATGAGTAAAAAGAAAAATGCTAGTCATTAA
- the leuD gene encoding 3-isopropylmalate dehydratase small subunit: protein MSKFTEHNGVVVPLDISNIDTDAIIPKQFLQGIGKTGLGKYLFHDWRFIDKNQLQLNSDFILNKNPYKSASILLTRENFGCGSSREHAVWSLLDYGFRVIIASSFSDIFYNNSFNNKLLLICLKRDKIDYLFNLVKREIGISFFVSLIQKKIFIKNFDFLFEIDEFQRLCLLNNWDNIDLTLKINYKIKSYERTIVSFLVNRPTFVA from the coding sequence ATGTCTAAATTTACTGAACATAATGGTGTAGTTGTTCCCTTAGATATATCTAATATAGATACTGATGCTATCATACCAAAACAATTCTTACAAGGGATAGGTAAAACGGGATTGGGAAAATATTTATTTCATGATTGGAGATTTATTGATAAAAATCAATTGCAATTAAATTCAGATTTTATATTAAATAAGAACCCTTATAAAAGTGCTAGCATTTTGCTTACTCGCGAAAATTTTGGGTGTGGTTCTTCAAGAGAGCATGCTGTTTGGTCTTTATTGGATTACGGATTTAGAGTAATAATAGCATCTAGTTTTTCTGATATTTTTTATAATAATAGTTTTAATAATAAGCTTCTTTTAATTTGTTTAAAAAGAGATAAAATTGATTATCTTTTTAATTTAGTTAAAAGAGAAATTGGTATTTCCTTTTTTGTTAGTTTGATTCAAAAAAAAATTTTTATAAAAAATTTTGATTTTTTATTTGAAATAGATGAATTTCAACGTCTTTGTTTATTAAACAATTGGGATAATATTGATTTAACATTAAAAATTAATTATAAGATTAAATCTTACGAGAGAACTATTGTTTCATTTCTTGTAAATAGACCTACTTTTGTTGCTTAA
- the leuC gene encoding 3-isopropylmalate dehydratase large subunit, with product MKKTLYQKIYDAHVVHEEKKNTSILYIDLHLLHEVTSPQAFDSLRNKNRTVRQPKKTFATMDHNVSTQSKNINASGPMAKIQMEELIKNCSQFNIPLYDLNNEKQGIVHVIGPEQGMTLPGMTIVCGDSHTSTHGAFGALSFGIGTSEVEHVLVTQTLKQKRLKNMRIKIEGAVPKFITPKDIILFIIGKLGSSSGSGYVIEFCGDVVKKMSMEGRMTICNMAIEMGAKSALIAPDEVTYSYLKNRCYSPKGGDWIAALNYWENLVTDEGAFFDEDFTINISNIAPQITWGTNPDQVLSIHENIPDFKFFKNSIKKSLAQSACEYMDLKPGTYLTDIKIDKVFIGSCTNSRIEDLRDAARILINKKISKNVQAIVVPGSGTVKTVAEKEGLDKIFIDSGFEWRLPGCSMCLGMNNDKLKYGERCASTSNRNFEGRQGRGARTHLVSPIMAAAAAIYGRFFDVRDLNSETY from the coding sequence ATGAAAAAAACTTTGTATCAAAAAATATATGATGCACATGTTGTACATGAAGAAAAAAAAAATACGTCAATTTTGTATATAGATTTACATTTGCTCCATGAAGTAACATCACCTCAAGCTTTCGATTCTCTACGTAATAAAAATCGTACTGTAAGACAACCTAAAAAAACTTTTGCTACTATGGATCATAATGTTTCTACTCAAAGCAAGAATATTAATGCATCAGGACCAATGGCAAAAATACAAATGGAGGAATTAATAAAAAATTGTAGTCAATTTAATATACCTCTATATGATTTAAATAATGAAAAACAAGGTATAGTACATGTTATAGGTCCCGAACAAGGAATGACATTACCTGGTATGACGATAGTTTGTGGAGATTCTCATACCTCTACACATGGAGCATTTGGTGCATTATCCTTTGGAATTGGAACTTCCGAAGTTGAACATGTCCTTGTTACTCAAACTTTAAAACAAAAAAGATTGAAAAATATGAGGATTAAAATAGAAGGTGCTGTTCCTAAATTTATTACTCCTAAGGATATCATTCTTTTTATTATAGGGAAATTAGGTTCTTCTTCAGGTTCTGGTTACGTAATTGAATTTTGTGGTGATGTAGTTAAAAAAATGAGTATGGAAGGTAGAATGACAATATGTAATATGGCTATTGAGATGGGTGCTAAATCTGCTTTGATTGCACCTGACGAGGTAACGTATTCATATTTAAAAAATAGGTGTTATTCCCCTAAGGGTGGTGATTGGATCGCTGCATTAAATTATTGGGAAAATCTGGTTACAGACGAAGGCGCTTTTTTTGATGAAGATTTTACTATAAATATATCGAATATTGCACCTCAAATTACTTGGGGGACAAATCCTGATCAAGTTTTATCAATTCATGAAAATATCCCGGATTTTAAATTTTTTAAGAATTCTATAAAAAAAAGTTTAGCTCAATCTGCATGTGAATACATGGATTTAAAACCTGGTACTTATTTAACAGATATTAAAATTGATAAAGTTTTTATTGGTTCTTGTACTAATTCTCGGATAGAAGATTTACGAGATGCGGCTAGGATATTAATAAATAAAAAAATATCAAAAAATGTTCAAGCTATTGTTGTCCCAGGTTCTGGTACAGTAAAAACTGTAGCTGAAAAAGAAGGTTTAGATAAAATTTTTATTGATTCAGGATTTGAATGGAGACTACCTGGTTGTTCTATGTGTTTAGGAATGAACAACGATAAATTAAAATATGGTGAACGTTGTGCTTCTACTAGTAATCGAAATTTTGAAGGTCGGCAGGGTAGGGGGGCCAGAACACATTTAGTTAGCCCTATCATGGCTGCTGCCGCTGCTATATATGGTCGATTTTTTGATGTTAGGGATTTAAATAGTGAGACTTATTAA
- the leuB gene encoding 3-isopropylmalate dehydrogenase — MKKKFRIAILPGDGIGPEVMQETYKIINILQYKFSIPLETNEFNIGGIAIDKEGVALPKTTLFGCENSDAILFGSVGGPKWDSLPLNERPENASLLPLRKHFNLFSNLRPAKLYSDLKRLSPLRNNIVKDGFDILCVRELTGGIYFGEPKGRLKNKDGEYAFDTEIYYDYEINRIAHLAFQLASERRGIVCSIDKSNVLQSSVLWRERVKRIAQNYPKINLSHLYIDNACMQIIRNPNQFDVLLCSNIFGDIISDICAMITGSIGMLPSASLNEKKFGLYEPSGGSAPDIKGRNIANPIAQILSLSMLIRYSMKLNDIADKIDLSVRHALKLGYRTLDISDGKKYIKTNEMGNIISDILVNGI, encoded by the coding sequence ATGAAAAAAAAATTCCGTATTGCAATTTTACCTGGTGATGGAATAGGCCCTGAAGTTATGCAGGAAACTTATAAAATTATAAATATTTTACAATATAAATTTTCTATACCTCTAGAAACAAATGAATTCAATATTGGCGGTATAGCTATAGATAAGGAAGGTGTTGCATTACCAAAAACTACATTATTTGGTTGCGAAAATTCAGATGCAATTTTATTTGGTTCAGTTGGAGGACCAAAATGGGATTCTCTTCCTTTAAACGAACGACCTGAAAACGCTTCTCTATTACCATTAAGAAAACATTTTAACTTATTTTCTAATTTAAGACCTGCAAAGTTATATTCAGATTTAAAAAGATTGTCACCGCTTCGTAACAATATTGTAAAAGATGGCTTCGATATATTATGTGTTAGAGAATTAACAGGGGGGATTTATTTTGGAGAACCCAAGGGCCGGTTAAAAAATAAAGATGGAGAATATGCATTTGATACTGAAATTTATTATGATTACGAAATTAATCGAATTGCACATTTAGCTTTTCAATTAGCTAGTGAGAGAAGAGGAATAGTCTGTTCTATTGATAAATCTAATGTGCTTCAAAGTTCTGTCTTATGGAGAGAAAGAGTAAAAAGAATTGCTCAAAATTATCCTAAAATTAATCTATCTCATTTGTATATTGATAATGCTTGTATGCAAATTATTCGGAATCCTAATCAATTTGATGTATTGCTTTGTTCAAATATTTTTGGTGATATTATTTCCGATATATGTGCAATGATCACAGGTTCAATCGGTATGCTCCCATCAGCTAGCTTAAATGAAAAAAAATTTGGTTTGTATGAACCATCTGGAGGTTCTGCACCCGACATTAAAGGAAGGAACATTGCTAATCCTATCGCACAAATTCTCTCTCTTTCAATGTTAATTCGATATAGTATGAAATTAAATGATATTGCAGATAAGATTGATTTATCTGTCCGACATGCTTTAAAATTAGGTTATCGAACTTTAGATATATCTGATGGAAAAAAATATATAAAAACAAATGAAATGGGTAATATTATTTCTGACATTTTAGTCAATGGGATATAA